A portion of the Thermococcus sp. genome contains these proteins:
- a CDS encoding TldD/PmbA family protein, which translates to MEALERALKWAEENLKAEYIELRYEDLKKTTLGLKDGVFTSFTGKLHRGVAIRVLANGAWGFASTSDLSNLEKKIEEAYKLARAAAETKKERIELAEIKPVEDFVKSKMRVKPRDVDIEEKVAHLRELEKLLKEDKAVKSVQIRYEDGGGRKLLLTNEGTRIEWDYNYLYQGTYVTGKADGKLAMARDSIGAVDHGWELMTEIEPNEKVKERLLRKMHSQLKGVAPKRGEWPIVAGPIVVGIIAHEALGHLAEADLTINSPFKDLIGKQIAPEYVTMSERIVEGGFGNDKYDDEGVPVKDIHIIENGILKEIMLNREYAHKWGMEPNGHARAESYRYPPIIRMRNTVFEPGDHSFEELIEDIKFGYYVVDFRGGQAQLNSAFQVGIQEGYVIRNGEIAEPIRDTSITGVAIEALKKISAVGNDFGLEVGFCGKGQIAFVSSGGPHMKFDGGILIG; encoded by the coding sequence ATGGAGGCACTTGAAAGGGCCCTTAAATGGGCTGAGGAAAACCTGAAGGCTGAATACATAGAGCTCCGATATGAAGACCTTAAGAAGACAACGCTCGGCCTCAAGGACGGCGTCTTCACGAGCTTTACCGGCAAACTCCACAGGGGAGTCGCGATAAGGGTTTTGGCGAATGGTGCCTGGGGCTTCGCCTCGACGAGCGACCTTTCAAATCTTGAGAAAAAGATTGAGGAAGCCTACAAACTGGCCAGAGCGGCCGCTGAGACCAAGAAGGAGAGGATAGAGCTGGCGGAGATAAAACCAGTCGAGGACTTCGTGAAGAGCAAGATGCGCGTTAAACCTCGCGATGTGGACATCGAGGAGAAGGTTGCCCACCTCAGGGAGCTTGAGAAACTCCTGAAAGAGGACAAGGCCGTTAAGAGCGTCCAGATACGCTACGAGGATGGAGGTGGCAGAAAGCTCCTACTGACCAACGAGGGGACGAGAATAGAGTGGGACTACAACTACCTCTACCAGGGGACCTACGTCACGGGAAAGGCCGATGGAAAGTTAGCTATGGCGAGGGACAGCATTGGAGCGGTTGACCACGGATGGGAGCTTATGACCGAGATAGAGCCGAACGAGAAAGTCAAGGAGCGCCTTCTCAGAAAGATGCACAGCCAGCTGAAGGGCGTTGCCCCAAAGCGCGGTGAGTGGCCGATTGTTGCGGGCCCGATAGTCGTTGGAATCATCGCCCACGAGGCACTCGGCCACCTCGCCGAGGCGGACTTGACGATAAACTCGCCCTTCAAGGACCTCATAGGAAAGCAGATAGCCCCCGAATACGTAACCATGAGCGAGCGCATCGTTGAGGGAGGCTTTGGAAACGACAAGTATGACGACGAGGGTGTTCCCGTTAAGGACATCCACATAATCGAGAATGGAATCCTTAAGGAGATAATGCTCAACCGCGAGTACGCCCACAAGTGGGGCATGGAACCCAACGGTCACGCTAGAGCCGAGAGCTACCGCTACCCGCCGATAATCAGGATGCGCAATACTGTCTTCGAGCCCGGCGACCACTCCTTTGAGGAGCTCATCGAGGACATCAAGTTCGGCTACTACGTCGTCGACTTCAGGGGTGGGCAGGCCCAACTCAACTCAGCCTTTCAGGTCGGAATCCAGGAGGGTTATGTGATTAGAAACGGCGAGATAGCCGAGCCGATAAGGGACACCTCGATTACCGGTGTTGCCATCGAGGCCCTCAAGAAGATTTCGGCAGTTGGAAATGACTTCGGTCTTGAGGTCGGCTTCTGCGGAAAAGGACAGATTGCATTTGTAAGCTCCGGTGGTCCGCACATGAAGTTCGACGGAGGAATCCTTATTGGGTGA